The following are from one region of the Siniperca chuatsi isolate FFG_IHB_CAS linkage group LG13, ASM2008510v1, whole genome shotgun sequence genome:
- the LOC122886960 gene encoding tripartite motif-containing protein 16-like translates to MAQKGVQLDREIFSCSICLDLLKDPVTIPCGHSYCMNCIKSFWDEEDEKNIHSCPQCRQTFIPRPVLLKSTMLAALVEELKKTGLQAAPADPCYAGPEDVSCDVCTGRKLRALKSCLVCLASYCDNHLQPHYDVAPLKKHKLVDPSKKLQENICSRHDEVMKMFCRTDQQCICYLCSVEEHKGHDTVSAAAERTERQRELEVSRQNIQQRIQDRQEDVKLLQQEVEAINRSADKAVEDSEKIFTELIRLMEKRSSDVKQQVRSQQEAEVSRAKEFQEKLEQEITELKRKDAELEQLSRTEDHTQFLLSYPSLSRLRESTDSSSIDIRPLSYFEDVTAAVSEVRDKLQDVLSEKWTNISLTVTEVDVLLPQAEPKTRSGVFIKYSREITLDPNTAHAYLLLSEGNRKATVMREDQSYSSHPDRFTVCCQVLSRQSLTGRCYWEVEWRGRVSVAVAYKNISRAGRLNECGFGFNDKSWALYCDNNSYNFWYNNVKTPVSGPRSSRVGVYLDHSAGILSFYSISETMTLLHRVQTTFTQPLYAGLQLFSSGATAEFCKLK, encoded by the coding sequence ATGGCGCAGAAAGGAGTTCAGCTGGACCGGGAAATCTTCTCTTGTTCAATCTGTCTGGATCTACTGAAGGATCCGGTGACTATTCCCTGTGGACACAGCTACTGCATGAACTGTATTAAAAGCTTCTGggatgaagaggatgagaagAACATCCACAGCTGCCCTCAGTGCAGGCAGACCTTTATACCAAGGCCTGTCCTGCTGAAAAGCACCATGTTAGCAGCTTTAGTGGAGGAACTGAAGAAGACCGGACTCCAAGCTGCTCCTGCTGATCCCTGCTATGCTGGACCTGAAGATGTGTCCTGTGATGTCTGCACTGGGAGAAAACTGAGAGCCCTCAAGTCCTGCCTGGTCTGTCTGGCCTCTTACTGTGACAACCACCTCCAGCCTCATTACGATGTGGCTCCattaaagaaacacaagctgGTAGACCCCTCCAAGAAGCTCCAGGAGAACATCTGCTCTCGTCATGATGAGGTGATGAAGATGTTCTGCCGTACTGACCAGCAGTGTATCTGTTATCTCTGCTCTGTGGAGGAACATAAAGGCCACGACACAgtctcagctgcagcagaaaggactgagaggcagagagagctcGAGGTGAGTCgacaaaacatccagcagagaatccaggacagacaggaagatgTGAAGCTGCttcagcaggaggtggaggcgaTCAATCGCTCTGCTGATAAAGCAGTGGAGGACAGTGAGAAGATCTTCACTGAGCTGATCCGTCTCATGGAGAAAAGAAGCTctgatgtgaagcagcaggtCAGATCCCAGCAGGAAGCTGAAGTGAGTCGAGCCAAAGAGTTTCAGGAGAAGCTGGAGCAGGAGATCACTGAGCTGAAGAGGAAAGACGctgagctggagcagctctcacgcaCAGAGGATCACACCCAGTTTCTACTCAGCTACCCGTCACTGTCACGACTCAGGGAGTCCACAGACTCATCCAGCATCGATATCCGTCCTCTGAGCTACTTTGAGGATGTGACAGCGGCtgtgtcagaggtcagagataaACTACAGGACGTTCTGAGTGAGAAATGGACAAACATCTCACTGACGGTGACTGAAGTGGATGTTTTACTGCCACAAGCAGAGCCCAAGACCAGATCTGgagtttttattaaatattcacGTGAAATCACACTGGATCCAAACACAGCTCACGCATATCTGTTATTATCTGAAGGGAACAGAAAAGCAACAGTAATGAGAGAAGATCAGTCTTATTCTAGTCACCCAGACAGATTCACTGTATGTTGTCAGGTCCTGAGTAGACAGAGTCTGACTGGACGttgttactgggaggtggagtggagagGGAGAGTTTCTGTAGCAGTCGCATACAAGAATATCAGCAGAGCAGGGAGGCTGAATGAATGTGGATTTGGATTCAATGACAAATCTTGGGCGTTATATTGTGACAACAACAGTTATAACTTTTGGTACAACAATGTCAAAACTCCCGTCTCAGGTCCTCGGTCCTCCAGAGTAGGAGTGTACCTGGATCACAGTGCAGGTATTCTGTCCTTCTACAGCATCTCTGAAACCATGACTCTCCTCCACAGAGTCCAGACCACATTCACTCAGCCTCTCTATGCTGGACTTCAACTTTTCTCTTCTGGAGCCACTGCTGAGTTCTGTAAACTGAAATAG
- the LOC122886961 gene encoding tripartite motif-containing protein 16-like yields the protein MAQKGVQLDREIFSCSICLDLLKDPVTIPCGHSYCMNCIKSFWDEEDEKNIHSCPQCRQTFIPRPVLLKSTVLAALVEELKKTGLQAAPADHCYAGPEDVACDFCTGRKLKALKSCLVCLVSYCDKHLQPHYDVAPLKKHKLVDPSKKLQENICSRHDEVMKMFCRTDQQCICYLCPVEEHKGHDTVSAAAERTERQRELEVRRQNIQQRIQDRQKDVKLLQQEVEAINRSADKAVEDSEKIFTELIRLMEKRSSDVKQQVRSQQETEVSRVKEFQEKLEQEITELKRKDAELEQLSRTEDHNQFLHSYPSLSRLRESTDSSSIDIRPLSYFEDVTAAVSEVRDKLQDVLSEKWTNISLTVTEVDVLLSQAEPKTRAGVLKYSHEITLDPNTANTRLLLSEGNRKATVMREVQSYSSHPDRFTGCCQVLSRESLTGRCYWEVELGGGGVYVAVAYKNISRAGRLNECVFGFNDKSWMLYCDNNSYNFWYNDVETPVSGPQSSRVGVYLDHRAGILSFYSISETMTLLHRVQTTFTQPLYAGLRFFSSGDTAEFCKLK from the coding sequence ATGGCGCAGAAAGGAGTTCAGCTAGACCGGGAAATCTTCTCTTGTTCAATCTGTCTGGATCTACTGAAGGATCCGGTGACTATTCCCTGTGGACACAGCTACTGCATGAACTGTATTAAAAGCTTCTGggatgaagaggatgagaagAACATCCACAGCTGCCCTCAGTGCAGGCAGACCTTTATACCGAGGCCTGTCCTGCTGAAAAGCACAGTGTTAGCAGCTTTAGTGGAGGAACTGAAGAAGACCGGACTCCAAGCTGCTCCTGCTGATCACTGCTATGCTGGACCTGAAGATGTGGCCTGTGATTTCTGCACTGGGAGAAAACTGAAAGCCCTCAAGTCCTGCCTGGTCTGTCTGGTCTCTTACTGTGACAAACACCTCCAGCCTCATTACGATGTGGCTCCattaaagaaacacaagctgGTGGACCCCTCCAAGAAGCTCCAGGAGAACATCTGCTCTCGTCATGATGAGGTGATGAAGATGTTCTGCCGTACTGACCAGCAGTGTATCTGTTATCTCTGCCCTGTGGAGGAACATAAAGGCCACGACACAgtctcagctgcagcagaaaggactgagaggcagagagagctcGAGGTGAGGCgacaaaacatccagcagagaatccaggacagacagaaagatgtgaagctgcttcagcaggaggtggaggcgaTCAATCGCTCTGCTGATAAAGCAGTGGAGGACAGTGAGAAGATCTTCACTGAGCTGATCCGTCTCATGGAGAAAAGAAGCTctgatgtgaagcagcaggtCAGATCCCAGCAGGAAACTGAAGTGAGTCGAGTCAAAGAGTTTCAGGAGAAGCTGGAGCAGGAGATCACTGAGCTGAAGAGGAAAGACGctgagctggagcagctctcacgcaCAGAGGATCACAACCAGTTTCTACACAGCTACCCCTCACTGTCACGACTCAGGGAGTCTACAGACTCATCCAGCATCGATATCCGTCCTCTGAGCTACTTTGAGGATGTGACAGCGGCtgtgtcagaggtcagagataaACTACAGGACGTTCTGAGTGAGAAATGGACAAACATCTCACTGACGGTGACTGAAGTGGATGTTTTACTGTCACAAGCAGAGCCCAAGACCAGAGCTGGAGTCTTAAAATATTCACATGAAATCACACTGGatccaaacacagcaaacacacgTCTGTTATTATCTGAAGGGAACAGAAAAGCAACAGTAATGAGAGAAGTTCAGTCTTATTCTAGTCACCCAGACAGATTCACTGGATGTTGTCAGGTCCTGAGTAGAGAGAGTCTGACTGGACGttgttactgggaggtggagtTGGGAGGGGGAGGAGTTTATGTAGCAGTCGCATACAAGAATATCAGCAGAGCAGGGAGGttgaatgaatgtgtatttGGATTCAATGACAAATCTTGGATGTTATATTGTGACAACAACAGTTATAACTTTTGGTACAACGATGTCGAAACTCCCGTCTCAGGTCCTCAGTCCTCCAGAGTAGGAGTGTACCTGGATCACAGGGCAGGTATTCTGTCCTTCTACAGCATCTCTGAAACCATGACTCTCCTCCACAGAGTCCAGACCACATTCACTCAGCCTCTCTATGCTGGACTTCGGTTTTTCTCTTCTGGAGACACTGCTGAGTTCTGTAAACTGAAATAG